Proteins from a single region of Corylus avellana chromosome ca11, CavTom2PMs-1.0:
- the LOC132165568 gene encoding translation factor GUF1 homolog, chloroplastic isoform X2, which translates to MAAGLCSRALLLSTNNTQQQHHCCQTFSFRTRRRSRSRSTLDLSALPLPLSTRLPLSRPARFRVLCQSPGLSGPDLAVQDGQDRLLKVPVSNIRNFSIIAHIDHGKSTLADKLLQVTGTVQKREMKEQFLDNMDLERERGITIKLQAARMRYIFKSEPYCLNLIDTPGHVDFSYEVSRSLAACEGALLVVDASQGVEAQTLANVYLALENNLEIIPVLNKIDLPGAEPDRVVREIEEVVGLDCSSAIFCSAKEGIGITEILNAIVERIPPPKDTAERPLRALIFDSYYDPYRGVIVYFRVIDGTVKKGDRIYFMASGKDYFADEIGVLSPNQLQVGKLFAGEVGYLSASIRSVADARVGDTITHYSRKAEKSLPGYEEATPMVFCGLFPVDADQFPELRDALEKLQLNDAALKFEPETSSAMGFGFRCGFLGLLHMEIVQERLEREYNLNLITTAPSVVYRVNCVECSNPCLLPEPGKRRSIEEPYVKIEMLTPKDYIGPLMELAQDRRGVFKEMKYITENRASITYELPLAEMVGDFFDQLKSRSKGYASMEYTFLGYKESELLKLDIQINGDHVEPLATIVHRDKAYPVGRALTQKLKELIPRQMFKIPIQACIGAKVIASESLSAIRKDVLSKCYGGDITRKKKLLKKQAEGKKRMKAIGKVDVPQEAFMAVLKLEKEVL; encoded by the exons ATGGCCGCAGGCCTCTGTTCTCGCGCGCTCCTCTTATCCACTAACAACACTCAACAGCAACACCATTGCTGCCAAACCTTTAGCTttagaacaagaagaagaagcagaagtaGAAGCACCTTGGACTTGTCTGCGCTACCACTTCCTCTCTCTACCAGACTCCCTCTTTCTCGGCCGGCGAGGTTCCGAGTCCTTTGCCAGTCACCAGGCCTCTCCGGCCCGGACCTCGCCGTCCAAGACGGCCAAGATCGCCTTCTCAAG GTCCCTGTGTCTAACATCAGGAATTTCAGCATCATTGCGCACATAGACCATGGGAAATCGACTTTGGCGGATAAACTGCTCCAAGTGACCGGAACTGTACAGAAGCGGGAGATGAAGGAACAGTTTCTTGATAACATGGatttggagagggagagaggcaTCACTATCAAACTACAG GCTGCTCGAATGCGTTATATCTTTAAAAGTGAACCATATTGCCTGAATCTAATTGATACACCAGGGCATGTAGACTTCTCTTATGAG GTTTCTCGGTCTCTTGCTGCATGTGAGGGAGCTCTCCTTGTTGTAGATGCTTCTCAG GGAGTTGAAGCACAAACACTAGCTAATGTTTACTTGGCCTTGGAAAACAACCTAGAAATCATCCCT GTTTTGAACAAAATAGATCTCCCAGGTGCTGAACCAGATCGTGTTGTCCGGGAGATTGAAGAG GTTGTTGGGTTAGATTGTAGCAGTGCCATATTCTGCTCTGCTAAG GAGGGAATTGGTATAACTGAAATTCTCAATGCGATTGTTGAACGGATTCCCCCACCCAAGGATACTGCTGAAAGGCCATTGAGGGCTTTAATATTTGACAG TTACTATGATCCATACAGAGGCGTTATAGTATATTTTCGAGTCATTGATGGGACTGTAAAGAAAGGTGACCGAATTTATTTTATGGCCAGTGGGAAG GATTATTTTGCTGATGAAATTGGAGTTTTATCTCCCAATCAGTTGCAAGTTGGAAAACTGTTTGCCGGGGAG GTAGGCTATCTTTCAGCTTCTATAAGATCAGTGGCCGATGCTAGGGTGGGTGACACAATTACACACTACAGTAGAAAGGCAGAAAAATCACTGCCTGGATATGAGGAAGCCACTCCTATGGTGTTCTGCGGCCTGTTTCCTGTTGATGCAGACCA GTTTCCTGAGTTACGTGATGCACTTGAGAAACTGCAACTTAACGATGCTGCATTGAAG TTTGAGCCAGAGACCTCAAGTGCCATGGGTTTTGGCTTTAGATGTGGGTTCTTGGGTCTTCTCCACATGGAAATAGTTCAG GAGAGGCTTGAGAGGGAATACAATTTGAACCTGATTACTACAGCTCCAAGTGTTGTATATAGAGTGAATTGT GTCGAGTGCTCAAATCCATGTTTACTTCCTGAACCTGGAAAAAGGAGGTCTATTGAGGAGCCATATGTTAAG ATTGAGATGCTTACGCCAAAAGACTATATTGGTCCACTTATGGAGCTCGCTCAAGACAGAAGGGGAGTGtttaaagaaatgaaatatATTACAGAGAATAGAGCATCCATCACCTATGAATTACCTCTCGCAGAG ATGGTTGGTGATTTCTTTGACCAGCTGAAGTCCAGAAGTAAGGGTTATGCTAGCATGGAATATACCTTTCTCGG GTACAAGGAAAGTGAATTATTAAAACTTGACATTCAGATTAATGGTGATCATGTGGAACCATTGGCAACTATTGTGCACAGAGATAAG GCATATCCTGTGGGTAGAGCTTTGACGCAAAAGCTGAAGGAGCTTATACCCAGACAAATGTTTAAAATACCCATTCAA GCATGCATAGGTGCAAAAGTGATTGCTAGTGAATCTTTATCGGCTATTAGGAAGGATGTTTTATCTAAATGCTATG GTGGGGATattacaaggaaaaagaaactGCTTAAAAAACAG gctgaagggaagaaaagaatgaagGCAATCGGTAAAGTTGATGTACCTCAAGAAGCCTTCATGGCtgtgttgaaacttgaaaagGAGGTATTATGA
- the LOC132165568 gene encoding translation factor GUF1 homolog, chloroplastic isoform X1: MAAGLCSRALLLSTNNTQQQHHCCQTFSFRTRRRSRSRSTLDLSALPLPLSTRLPLSRPARFRVLCQSPGLSGPDLAVQDGQDRLLKVPVSNIRNFSIIAHIDHGKSTLADKLLQVTGTVQKREMKEQFLDNMDLERERGITIKLQAARMRYIFKSEPYCLNLIDTPGHVDFSYEVSRSLAACEGALLVVDASQGVEAQTLANVYLALENNLEIIPVLNKIDLPGAEPDRVVREIEEVVGLDCSSAIFCSAKEGIGITEILNAIVERIPPPKDTAERPLRALIFDSYYDPYRGVIVYFRVIDGTVKKGDRIYFMASGKDYFADEIGVLSPNQLQVGKLFAGEVGYLSASIRSVADARVGDTITHYSRKAEKSLPGYEEATPMVFCGLFPVDADQFPELRDALEKLQLNDAALKFEPETSSAMGFGFRCGFLGLLHMEIVQERLEREYNLNLITTAPSVVYRVNCVNGDTVECSNPCLLPEPGKRRSIEEPYVKIEMLTPKDYIGPLMELAQDRRGVFKEMKYITENRASITYELPLAEMVGDFFDQLKSRSKGYASMEYTFLGYKESELLKLDIQINGDHVEPLATIVHRDKAYPVGRALTQKLKELIPRQMFKIPIQACIGAKVIASESLSAIRKDVLSKCYGGDITRKKKLLKKQAEGKKRMKAIGKVDVPQEAFMAVLKLEKEVL, encoded by the exons ATGGCCGCAGGCCTCTGTTCTCGCGCGCTCCTCTTATCCACTAACAACACTCAACAGCAACACCATTGCTGCCAAACCTTTAGCTttagaacaagaagaagaagcagaagtaGAAGCACCTTGGACTTGTCTGCGCTACCACTTCCTCTCTCTACCAGACTCCCTCTTTCTCGGCCGGCGAGGTTCCGAGTCCTTTGCCAGTCACCAGGCCTCTCCGGCCCGGACCTCGCCGTCCAAGACGGCCAAGATCGCCTTCTCAAG GTCCCTGTGTCTAACATCAGGAATTTCAGCATCATTGCGCACATAGACCATGGGAAATCGACTTTGGCGGATAAACTGCTCCAAGTGACCGGAACTGTACAGAAGCGGGAGATGAAGGAACAGTTTCTTGATAACATGGatttggagagggagagaggcaTCACTATCAAACTACAG GCTGCTCGAATGCGTTATATCTTTAAAAGTGAACCATATTGCCTGAATCTAATTGATACACCAGGGCATGTAGACTTCTCTTATGAG GTTTCTCGGTCTCTTGCTGCATGTGAGGGAGCTCTCCTTGTTGTAGATGCTTCTCAG GGAGTTGAAGCACAAACACTAGCTAATGTTTACTTGGCCTTGGAAAACAACCTAGAAATCATCCCT GTTTTGAACAAAATAGATCTCCCAGGTGCTGAACCAGATCGTGTTGTCCGGGAGATTGAAGAG GTTGTTGGGTTAGATTGTAGCAGTGCCATATTCTGCTCTGCTAAG GAGGGAATTGGTATAACTGAAATTCTCAATGCGATTGTTGAACGGATTCCCCCACCCAAGGATACTGCTGAAAGGCCATTGAGGGCTTTAATATTTGACAG TTACTATGATCCATACAGAGGCGTTATAGTATATTTTCGAGTCATTGATGGGACTGTAAAGAAAGGTGACCGAATTTATTTTATGGCCAGTGGGAAG GATTATTTTGCTGATGAAATTGGAGTTTTATCTCCCAATCAGTTGCAAGTTGGAAAACTGTTTGCCGGGGAG GTAGGCTATCTTTCAGCTTCTATAAGATCAGTGGCCGATGCTAGGGTGGGTGACACAATTACACACTACAGTAGAAAGGCAGAAAAATCACTGCCTGGATATGAGGAAGCCACTCCTATGGTGTTCTGCGGCCTGTTTCCTGTTGATGCAGACCA GTTTCCTGAGTTACGTGATGCACTTGAGAAACTGCAACTTAACGATGCTGCATTGAAG TTTGAGCCAGAGACCTCAAGTGCCATGGGTTTTGGCTTTAGATGTGGGTTCTTGGGTCTTCTCCACATGGAAATAGTTCAG GAGAGGCTTGAGAGGGAATACAATTTGAACCTGATTACTACAGCTCCAAGTGTTGTATATAGAGTGAATTGTGTAAATGGTGATACT GTCGAGTGCTCAAATCCATGTTTACTTCCTGAACCTGGAAAAAGGAGGTCTATTGAGGAGCCATATGTTAAG ATTGAGATGCTTACGCCAAAAGACTATATTGGTCCACTTATGGAGCTCGCTCAAGACAGAAGGGGAGTGtttaaagaaatgaaatatATTACAGAGAATAGAGCATCCATCACCTATGAATTACCTCTCGCAGAG ATGGTTGGTGATTTCTTTGACCAGCTGAAGTCCAGAAGTAAGGGTTATGCTAGCATGGAATATACCTTTCTCGG GTACAAGGAAAGTGAATTATTAAAACTTGACATTCAGATTAATGGTGATCATGTGGAACCATTGGCAACTATTGTGCACAGAGATAAG GCATATCCTGTGGGTAGAGCTTTGACGCAAAAGCTGAAGGAGCTTATACCCAGACAAATGTTTAAAATACCCATTCAA GCATGCATAGGTGCAAAAGTGATTGCTAGTGAATCTTTATCGGCTATTAGGAAGGATGTTTTATCTAAATGCTATG GTGGGGATattacaaggaaaaagaaactGCTTAAAAAACAG gctgaagggaagaaaagaatgaagGCAATCGGTAAAGTTGATGTACCTCAAGAAGCCTTCATGGCtgtgttgaaacttgaaaagGAGGTATTATGA
- the LOC132165108 gene encoding uncharacterized protein LOC132165108, with protein sequence MTCYEYLRAAKVWVDQLAAVGHPIDDEDLISFIIGDLNAIYNSFITSYIFVTRENSLSFKDFQNELLNHEMLLNQQHAVTLNSSTFALFTQRPGAKQYQFNSKGKMPQQVKYPLMRSRMPLNSNAARGPNFFSSESSNNASGGSHFNTADASNSSKSPRALCQICGNTSHQALDCVHRMDFSYQGRHPPPQLAAMVAQTNAAINDQEWFADSGANANITNNLENLNIQQPFEANETVEVGNGSGLTINNDGSALLHTPKSHFHLNKFFTVQMHLQI encoded by the exons ATGACCTGTTATGAATATCTTCGAGCTGCAAAGGTTTGGGTTGACCAACTTGCAGCTGTGGGACATCCAATTGATGATGAAGATCTAATATCTTTTATCATTGGTGACCTAAATGCCATATACAATTCATTCATTACATCTTATATTTTTGTAACCCGTGAAAATTCATTAAGCTTTAAGGATTTTCAAAATGAACTTTTGAATCATGAAATGTTGCTTAACCAGCAGCATGCCGTTACTCTTAACTCTTCTACATTTGCTTTGTTTACTCAAAGACCAGGTGCCAAGCAATATCAGTTCAACTCAAAGGGAAAGATGCCTCAACAAGTCAAATACCCCCTCATG AGATCTAGAATGCCACTCAACTCCAATGCTGCTAGAGGACCTAACTTTTTTTCTAGTGAAAGTTCTAACAATGCTAGTGGTGGTTCCCATTTCAACACTGCTGATGCATCCAACTCTAGCAAATCTCCAAGAGCTCTATGCCAAATTTGTGGCAACACAAGCCACCAAGCATTAGACTGCGTCCACCGCATGGACTTCTCCTATCAAGGTAGGCACCCACCTCCACAGTTAGCAGCCATGGTAGCCCAAACTAATGCTGCCATTAATGATCAAGAATGGTTTGCTGATAGTGGTGCAAATGCCAACATCACCAACAATCTGGAAAATCTGAACATCCAACAACCTTTTGAAGCGAATGAGACTGTTGAAGTAGGAAATGGATCAGGCCTTACCATAAATAATGATGGTTCAGCTCTTCTACATACTCCCAAATCTCATTTTCATCTCAATAAATTCTTCACTGTCCAAATGCATTTGCAAATTTAA